In Isoptericola jiangsuensis, the following proteins share a genomic window:
- the hpf gene encoding ribosome hibernation-promoting factor, HPF/YfiA family — MEIAVVGRHTEVTDRFRRHVEDKLAKVTQLAPHARRVDVEVTHEKNPKLANVSERVELTVRSKGPVIRAEAAADDRFGALDLALDKLNERLRRSRDRRKDHRRRGEDVVPAVDVRPYDGSAEAQPEPEPATLSEPGDAVEHQLGDSPVLIRQKLHRGEPMTTDEAVERMELVGHDFFLYIDKESARPAAVYRRRGWTYGVIELDTTCSATAPVTELT; from the coding sequence ATGGAGATCGCCGTCGTCGGCAGGCACACGGAGGTGACGGACAGGTTCCGTCGCCACGTCGAGGACAAGCTCGCCAAGGTCACCCAGCTCGCGCCGCACGCGCGCCGCGTGGACGTCGAGGTCACGCACGAGAAGAACCCGAAGCTCGCGAACGTGAGCGAACGGGTGGAGCTGACCGTCCGGTCGAAGGGACCCGTGATCCGCGCCGAAGCGGCCGCGGACGACCGGTTCGGCGCGCTGGACCTCGCCCTGGACAAGCTGAACGAGCGGCTCCGCCGCTCCCGTGACCGCCGCAAGGACCACCGCCGTCGAGGTGAGGACGTCGTCCCCGCCGTCGACGTCCGTCCGTACGACGGCAGCGCCGAGGCGCAGCCGGAACCCGAACCGGCGACCCTCAGCGAACCCGGCGACGCCGTCGAGCACCAGCTCGGCGACTCACCCGTCCTCATCCGGCAGAAGCTCCACCGGGGCGAGCCGATGACGACGGACGAGGCGGTCGAGCGCATGGAGCTCGTCGGCCACGACTTCTTCCTCTACATCGACAAGGAGTCCGCCCGGCCCGCCGCCGTCTACCGGCGTCGCGGCTGGACGTACGGCGTCATCGAGCTGGACACCACGTGCAGCGCCACCGCACCGGTGACCGAGCTGACGTAG